AATGCACCGTGTCATTTGGTCATTTATATTCATGGTTATTTTGATGCAATTTATTGGTGGATTTAGCCGTTTACGTTTGATTTTAAAACAGCCCAAGCAATTATTAATATTGCTGATCACCTCAATATTAATTGCCGCTAATTGGCTGATTTTTATTTGGGCAGTCAACAACGACCACATGCTCGATGCTAGCCTAGGCTATTTTATCAACCCGTTGTTTAACGTCTTATTAGGAATGGTATTTCTGGGTGAGCGCTTGCGAAAATTGCAATGGGTTGCAGTGGCGTTGGCCAGTATAGGGGTACTAGTGCAGTTGATCTCTTTTGGCTCTATTCCGCTTTTATCATTAGCCTTGGCAGCCAGCTTTGGGTTTTATGGTTTACTGCGCAAAAAAGTTAATATTGACGCAAAATCAGGTTTATTAGTCGAAACAGCAATCTTGTTACCTATCGCTCTGGGTTATCTATTCATCACCTTAGACAGTTCGACAACGAGCATGCTAACCAACACTCTCGACCTCAATTTACTCCTAGTCGCTGCGGGTATTGTCACAACGATTCCGTTACTGTGTTTTGCTGGTTCCGCTGTCAGAATTCCATTTTCGATTTTAGGTTTTTTCCAATATATTGGCCCAAGTATCATGTTCATCTTGGCGGTAAAACTGTTTAATGAACCGTTTGATATAGAAAAAGGCATTACCTTTGGATTTATTTGGGGCGCGTTAGTTATCTTTGTTGGCGACATGATATTGCAACGTCAACGACGTAACGCCTTAGCCAAAGCGTCAGCATAATAAGCTCTACAATGGGAAAATGAAGTCACTCAAAGCACTGATGCTTCACCCACAAAAAAGCCGAATGATTTTATACTCATCCGGCTTTTTTATGTGTTAACGGCCTTGTTACTTCTACAAATCTAACGCAAGAATTTTTGAACGACGCTGGTAGTTATACAGCTGTTTTTTCTTATTAGGCAGTTCTTCAACATCAACAATATTAAAGCCATGCTCTAAAAACCAATGGATACTACGGGTCGTTAACGCAAATAGACGTGAATAACCCCGCACGCGAGCTTGGCCAATAATGTTATTAAGCAAAATGCTACCACGATCAGCATCGCGATAATCAGGATGAACCACTAAACACGCAAACTCACCCGCATTGTCTTCTTCAAACGGATACAAAGCTGCACAACCAATCACTAAGTTGTCGCGCTCAACCAGCATAAACTGTTCAATTTCCATCTCGAGTTGCTCGCGTGAGCGACGCACCAAAATGCCTTGCTCTTCCAATGGGCGAATAAGGTTTAAGATACCGCCTATGTCGCTAATAGTCGCCCTACGTAAACGTTCGGCGCTTTGGGTAACAATTTGAGTACCAATCCCTTCGCGTGAAAACAACTCTTGCAGTAACGCACCATCTTCTAAATAACTGACTAAGTGGCAACGAGGTACACCTCGGCGGCATGCTTCAATACTGGCTTTTAAGAATGCAACGGTGCCAACTGAAGTATGGTCATCTACAGCCATCGTCTTGAGCATTTCTTCAATATCGTCCGGCATCAGCTCGGCAATCACTTCACCATTTTTACCGATAAGACCGTTGGTATCACTAAAACCAATAATCTTATCGGCCTTTAACTTAATCGCTACTTGGGTCGCAACTTCTTCAGCGGTCAGGTTAAAGCTTTCACCTGTAACAGAAGCGGCAATTGGCCCCATTAATACAATACCGTTATTATCTAATTGACGACGTAAGCCTTGCGCATCAATACGGCGCACCTTGCCACTTAAACAAAAATCGACACCGTCATCTACACCTAATGGTTGTGCAATAACAAAATTACCACTCACAAGGTTTATTTGCGCATTTTGCATTGGCGTATTGCCTAAGCTCATCGACAACCTAGCAGTAATATCAAATTGAGTCGCCCCAGCAACCTGCTTGATAATCTTCAGGGTTTCATCATCGGTAATACGAATACCATTATGATATGCCGGTTCAATTCCAGCCGCCTTTAAACCTGCGTCAATCTGTGGTCTTGCTCCATAAACTAATACCACCTCAATCCCAAGTGAATGCAACAAAGCCACATCATTTAAAATACCGCGGAATTGTGGGTGCGCTAATGCTTCACCACCCAACATAACGACAAAAGTTTTACCTCTATGAGCATTAACATAGGGTGCAGAATGACGAAATCCATCAACTAATTCAGTGGTTCTCACGGGCAAATTCACCTCGGTATAGGTTTGATGTTCATTAATGACGATGACAATAAATGCCACATGACGGTTTGCTGTATCAAAAAAGAATGGTATTGCATTTTAATTCACTTTTAAAGCATTTTATTTCACTTTAAGTAAAACACAGTGTCTCAATTTATTATGAAAAAATCATTACAGCCAAAAAGTTAGCTTGTTTTAGCCGTTAATAATACTTTACGCATTTAATTATGATATTTGCATCACATCTGTATAGCAATATTTCAACATAATGGCGATATCACCATGCGGAAATGGCTCAATAAAATCCAATGACATTAGCCATGTACCTCGTGACATAAACAACTGCTGTATAGACTAAATTCAGAACCTGACTAACGGTGTTTACTCAGCTGATTATTGTTCGATTCAGTATAGACTATTTTCAAACAGGCATAAAAAAAGCCCCAATTAAGGGGCTTTTTTAAGAATCAAAAATCAATTACTTGATTTTAGCTTCTTTGTACATAACGTGCTGACGAATGACTGGATCAAATTTCTTGATTTCCATTTTTTCAGGCATGTTACGCTTGTTCTTTTCAGTAGTGTAGAAGTGACCAGTTTTAGCACTAGATACTAATTTGATCTTCTCACGATTACCTTTAGATTTAGCCATTTTCTATTATACCTTCTCGCCACGGGCACGAAGTTCTTTAACAATCACTTCAATACCTTTCTTGTCGATAATACGGATACCTTTAGTAGATACACGTAATTGCACGAAACGCTTTTCTTCTTCTAACCAAAAACGGTGGTTTTGTAGGTTAGGTAAAAAACGACGACGAGTCGAATTTTTTGCGTGCGAACGGTTGTTACCAACCATTGGCTTCTTGCCAGTTACTTGGCATACTCTTGACATGTCAATCTTCTCCAAAACAAATTTTTAACGCTCGAGCATTAATGTGCCTCGTATGGCCGTCGCCCGAGGCACAAAGAGGGCGCATTTTATACACGATTGACCATAGAAGATCAAGCAGTGTTTATACAATCCACCCACGCTCGGCAAAGGAGACTATCTCCTGATCACCTACAACCATATGATCTAACAAAGAAACATCTATGGTTGCCAATGCATTTTTTATTCGCTCAGTTATTCGCCGATCAGCCTGACTTGGCTCTGCAATGCCAGACGGGTGATTGTGACACACGATTACCGCTGCCGCTTTTTTCTCCAAAACAAGGCTTACAACCTCGCGAGGATAAACAGAAGCAGAATCGATGGTGCCACGAAATAATTCTACAAATTGAATGACTCTATGTTGGGTATCCAACAATAGTAAGGCGAACACTTCATAGGATCGGTCTGCCAATTGTCTCATTAAATAGTCCCGAGTTAAATCAGGATTTGTCAAAATCTGCCCTCTTTGTAGGTTTTCATGGGCAATTCGCTTAGAAATTTCCGCTGCAGCCTGTAATTGAGCATATTTTACCGGCCCAACACCGGCTAATTTACATACTTGGCTTTTAGGTGCGCTCAGTAAACTGCGCAAACCACCAAACTGATTAATCATGTTTCGGGCTAAATCGACCGCATTTTGCCCTGCCAGACCATTACGTAATATCACCGCAAGCAATTCTGCATCCGAAAGATGCCCTGCACCTTTGAGCAATAATTTTTCTCGCGGTCCTTCTCCTTGTGGCCAATCTTTAATTCCCATGAATGTCCCTTATATTCAATGTGGCGATGCCATTAAACGCATTAAGTCGACTCTGAATAACAAAAACAACACAGAATCAGCAAGCACAGTACCAATAACGAATTGTTGTCTTTTTCAAAAATAGAGTTCGAATTGATTACACAGTATGGTCGATATTTTTGAGATTGGATCTGCGCAAATTGTCATAGGTTTGTGATATTGTTAGCCGCAATTAGGTTTGAGTCGGATAATGTGCATCATGCTGACAAATAAAAAAGTATTACTCGGAATTGGTGGCGGTATTGCCGCATATAAAAGTGCAGACTTGATCCGCCGATTAAAAGAGCGTGGCGCAGACGTGCGTGTCATCATGACTCAGAGCGCGATGGAGTTTATCACCCCATTAACCATACAAGCGCTCTCAGGCCATCCAGTAGCCTCAGATTTGCTCGATCCCGCAGCAGAGGCGGCTATGGGTCATATCGAACTCGCTCGTTGGGCTGATGTTGTATTGCTTGCACCTGCTACGGCAAATTTAGTGGCACGTATTAATGCCGGCATGGCAGATGACTTGTTAACAACCACCTGTTTAGCGACCAGCGCCCCCGTCATTGTTTGCCCTGCAATGAACCAGCAAATGTACCAAAATATTGCGACCCAAGAAAACATGGCTAATTTAGCCCGTAAAGGCTTTACCATTTGGCAACCCGCCTCAGGTAATCAAGCATGCGGTGAAGTCGGCCCTGGCAGAATGCAAGAACCCGTGGTTATGGCAGAACAACTGATACAATTTTTTGGCCCCAAGATATTACAAGGTCATCAGTTACTCATTACCGCAGGGCCAACGCGTGAAGCGATTGACCCAGTGCGCTATATCTCCAACCACAGCTCAGGAAAAATGGGTTTCTCTATAGCCCAAGCAGCTGCGGAAATGGGCGCAACCGTCACATTAGTCTCAGGTCCGGTTAATCTAGCCACCCCAGCAGGTGTTATACGCATTGATGTGGGTTCAGCACAACAAATGCTTGATGCTGTGATGGAACAGGTTGAACAACATGATATTTTTATTGGTTGCGCCGCAGTAGCTGATTATCGGATTGCTGACGTTGCGGATCAAAAAATAAAAAAATCGGCTGAACAAATGCAACTTGCGCTAGTGCGGAATCCTGATATCTTAGCCACGGTAGCTCAGCACACTCCTCGTCCATTTACTGTAGGCTTTGCAGCAGAAACCAACGATGTAGAGCAATACGCCCGTGGCAAACTTCAACGCAAAAAGCTTGATATGATTGCCGCCAATGATGTTTCTATTCAAGGCTTAGGCTTTAATGCCGATAGCAATGCACTACAGGTATTTTGGCAAGACGGCAGCCAACAACTGCCCGCAACAGACAAGCTGACACTGGCGCGCCAATTACTTACATTGATAGAAAAACAATTAAAAAAATCATGAAAACACCCATTGAACTAAAAATTATCGACTCACGTATAGGCAGTGAATTCCCATTGCCAGCTTATGCGACACCCGGTAGCGCAGGCATGGATTTACGTGCCATGATCGACACAGTAATGGTCATTGAGCCAAGTCAAACTGTATTGATTCCAACAGGTATCGCCATTCATGTGGCAGACCCAGGCCTTGCCGCTGTGATTTTACCGCGCTCAGGCATGGGCCATAAACATGGCATTGTTTTGGGTAATCTAGTCGGCTTAATTGACTCCGATTACCAAGGACAGTTAATGGTGTCATGTTGGAACAGAAGTGATAAACCATTTACTCTCGAAATTGGCGATCGATTAGCCCAATTGATGTTTGTACCCGTTGTACAGGCAACGTTTACCGTAGTGGATGAGTTTAATAGCTCAGATCGTGGAGAAGGCGGTTTTGGTCATTCAGGCACCAAATAACCTTTTCAAGTAGTCACTGAGCCAAGGAACAGATAATGGCTGAAAGCCCTAAAATAAATCGTCGTGAGCATATTTTACAATGCTTAGCACAAATGCTCGAAACCAGCCCAGGTCAACGTATAACAACAGCAAAGCTCGCAGCCGAAGTGGGCGTGTCAGAAGCTGCTCTGTATAGACACTTCCCCAGTAAAGCGCGGATGTTCGAAGGCTTAATCGAATTTATTGAAGATGCGATTTTATCACGCTTAAACATCATCATGGACGAAGAAAAAGACACCATGACCCGCTGCCAGTTGGTACTACACCTGCTATTAGTATTTTCTGAACGTAACCCAGGCATCTCAAGGGTGCTTAATGGCGATGCCTTGCTAGGTGAAAACGAGCGTTTACGCAGTAGAATTGACGTATTATTTGCCAAAATAGAAACACACATCAAACAAATTCTACGTGAAAAAACCTTGCGTGAAGGCGTAGGCTTTAATATCGATGAAGCTATTTTAGCTAACTTGTTGCTAGCCTTTGCAGAAGGACGTATTTCACAATTTGTCCGCAGTGAGTTTAAACAAAAGCCAACACAACACTTTGATGAACAGTGGACGTTTATTCAACAGCAATTGTTAAGAAGTTAATATCGCATCAATAAAGGATGCTAGTTCGGTCCTTTTGCTGCCAATGCTACTGACTCTTCCTTTACCCTTAAACCGTATCAGATCGAATATTTATACCACATAAAAACGAAGTAAGAACGAACGATTAAACAAGGATGTCTCATGATTTTCACCAAATACCTAACCATTATGTTACTTGTCTGTGGTGGCCTATTCACCCATGCATTTGCAGCAGAAAGCCTTTCTACTGCACGACTATTTAGCCGAGGGGCTGAATTTAGTAATGTAAAAATATCTCCAACAGGCGACTATATTAGTGCAATAACCAAACATAATGGTAAAGACAAGCTACTAATATTAAATGCAAAAACAAAACAAATACATCACGCGATATTTTTCCCTGGCAATGCCCAAGTTGGTAATTACGCTTGGGTCAATAATGAAAGAATCGTACTGCAAAAAGAATATTTAAAAGGTTGGAGTGACGTACCGCTGTATTATGGTGAGCTAATGGCTGTTAATGCCGATGGCTCAAGAGCAACTTACCTTTTTGGTTTTAATAGCGGCGAGCAACAAACTGGTTCACATCTGAAGAAAAATACCCCCATAAGAGCAACGGCATTTATTTTAGATCCCCTTCCCGATGACGACCGCTATATGCTCGTCAATGCAATCCCATGGAATGAGTCTAATTCTTTAAACTATGAATTATCACAGACTGTATACCGTGTAGATTTATACAAAGGGTTCCGCAGAAAAGTCACCACTTCGCCTATAGGTTACTCTCGATTTTTAACCGATCACGATGGTGAAGTACGCTTTGTTGCAGGCGAAGATGAAAACAACATAACAAAAGTATTTTATCGTCAAGACCGCGAATGGCTTAACACCGATAACCTCAAACTCAATTTGGATGATTTCTACCCAATATCTTTTGCCGAAAATAAAAACAGTATTTATGCAGCGGCTCGGGTAAAAGGCGAAACCTTAGGGATTTATGAAATCAATCTAGAAACAGGTGAAAAAACGAAAATTATTAAAGATGACAAAAGTGATCCCAGTAATTACTGGATAAACCAAGCTACCAAAAAACTCTATGCAGTTGAATTTGAAAATGGTTATCCGTCTTACGCTTTCGTCAATCCAGAAGACAGTCATTCAAAATTGCTAAAGCAGTTGCTCGCATCATTACCTGGCCATCAAGTTCGTATTGTTAGCGAAACTCGTCATTCAGAAAAACTCATCGTGGTGGCATTTAACGATCGAAATCCCGGTGATTATTATATATTTGATACCAAGGCCATCACACTCCAACACTTAGCCTCTGCCAAGAAATGGCTCGACCCAGCGCGAATGTCAGAAGTGAAGCCAATTAGTTTTACCAGCCGTGACGGTAAAGTCATTAGCGGTTATTTAACATTACCTTATGATAAAGAAGCGAAAAACCTCCCTCTTGTAGTCAATCCCCATGGTGGTCCGCATGGAGTAAGAGATGAATGGGGTTTTAATACTCAAAACCAAATGCTAGCAAATCAAGGGATGGCTGTATTACAAGTCAATTTCCGTGGTTCAGGTGGCTTTGGACAAAACTTTGAACAAGCTGGATTCCAAAAATGGGGTTCAGAAGTACAATATGACATTCTCGATGCCACTCATTATGTCATTGAGCAAGGTTATGTAGATAAAAACCGTATCTGTATTTCTGGTGGTAGTTTTGGTGGTTATAGTGCATTGCAAAGCGCAATACTTGAACCCGATCTGTTCAAATGCGCTATCGGTTTTGCAGGGATTTATAATTTAGAACTGATGTTCGATGAAGGAGATATTGCAAATAGTGCTTCGGGTACTAGTTACCTTAAAAATGTTTTAGGTCAAAATAGTGAAGTACTAAGGGCGATGTCTCCCTCAGAAAATGTAGATAAGCTTAAAGCAAACTTGCTTCTAGTACATGGCGGTGACGATGAACGAGCGCCTATTGAACAACTAGAATCACTAGAAAAAGCCCTTAAAGCACATGATTATCCCTATGAAAAACTGGTGATGGATGATGAAGGCCATGGTTTCTACAATGATGACAATCGTGCCCAATATTATGAAAAAATGCTTCTATTTCTTAAAAAGAACCTAAACATTAAATCGTAATGAGCTAATGAGCTAATGAGCTAATGAGCTAATGAGCTAAAAAATATTATATCAACAAGCCGATACCCGGCAAACGGGGTCGGCTTTTTTTGTACCTGCGTTATGACTTTCAAGCAAATTCAACCGCGCAAAGAGGCCAACCAAACGGGTATCAACATAAATTGGAAGTCGTAATATACGTCCATATTTCCACCTCATCTCAATGAATAAATAATGAGTACGTATTGCTCCGACCACTTGAATTAAATACAATACCGTTACATTTTTAACATTAATTACACGGACTGTATTTATGCTGCGCATTTTATACCTCACATGTTGTTTGCTCGTTCTATTTACCACCCACACTTTTGCGGCTCCGCAAATTAAAGACTTCAGTGCCGATTCAGAGTTTTCTGAAGTCAAAATATCTCCAGATGGGGAGCACCTCGCGGTTATTCTCATTGAAGATGAAAAGCGCACCTTGCTCATCCTAAACCTTGAATCCATGAAACCGACTTATGCGGTCAAATTTAGTGGTGATGAAGAAGTGGGCCGCTATTATTGGGTCAATGATGAGCGGATTGTATTACAAAAACTCTATAAGCATGCCCAGCGTGAAGTGTCAGATTATTATGGTGAGTTACTCGCTGTAAATTATGATGGCAGCAAATCTAAATACCTGTTTGGTTATAATGGCGGCAGCTCGACAGGAACGAGTATTTCAAATAATGAAGCTATTCGCGCAAGTGCATTTGTTTTAGATACTTTAAAAGATGATGACAAATACATTTATGTCATGGCCTTTCCTTGGAATAAACAAAATTATGCATATACCCTTGTATATCGCGTCAACGTCTATTCAGGTAAACGTAAACGCCTCACAACTTCACCTATCGCAAATGCAGGCTTCCTTGTTGATAATAAAGAAGACGTTCGCTTTAGCTTCGCCAGAGATAAGAAAAACGATGATCAACTCTTCTATTATGAAAATGGTGAATGGGTTGATGCTGAAAGAATTAAGGGCGGGCTAACCGATTTCTACCCTATTTCGTTCACCGAAGACAACAAATCAATTTATGCTATTGCTCACGGTGAAGGCACGACTAGCGCTATTTACGAAGTCGAACTCGCTACAGCTAAACATAAAAAAATCATCCAACATGATGTTGTCGATCCATTCATGACTTGGGTGAGCGACCAAACAAACGCTCTCTACGCGGTAGAGTTTGAAAATGGTTATCCTGAGTATCGCTTTGTCGATACTGAAAGCGATAAAGCAAAAGCATTACAACAGCTAATGGCTGCGATTCCTGATCACCGTATTCGTATTGTCAGTGAAACTGTTGACGGTAATACCCTTATTGTTATGGCAATGAATGACAAAAACTCTGGCGACTATTACTTATTTGACCGTAAAAAGCTTAAACTCAAATTCTTATTTGCTGAGAATGCAAAACTAGAACCTAGCGAAATGTCAGAAGTACGTCCCATCAGTTTTACCAATCGCGATGGCGTCACTATTCATGGCTATTTAACATTACCCGTCGGCATGAAAGAACATAAAAATATGCCTCTCGTGGTTAATC
The nucleotide sequence above comes from Shewanella sp. Arc9-LZ. Encoded proteins:
- the rarD gene encoding EamA family transporter RarD, which codes for MPDLEYRKGVLLAICAYTIWGIAPLYFKLLHHVPATEILMHRVIWSFIFMVILMQFIGGFSRLRLILKQPKQLLILLITSILIAANWLIFIWAVNNDHMLDASLGYFINPLFNVLLGMVFLGERLRKLQWVAVALASIGVLVQLISFGSIPLLSLALAASFGFYGLLRKKVNIDAKSGLLVETAILLPIALGYLFITLDSSTTSMLTNTLDLNLLLVAAGIVTTIPLLCFAGSAVRIPFSILGFFQYIGPSIMFILAVKLFNEPFDIEKGITFGFIWGALVIFVGDMILQRQRRNALAKASA
- the argA gene encoding amino-acid N-acetyltransferase — protein: MRTTELVDGFRHSAPYVNAHRGKTFVVMLGGEALAHPQFRGILNDVALLHSLGIEVVLVYGARPQIDAGLKAAGIEPAYHNGIRITDDETLKIIKQVAGATQFDITARLSMSLGNTPMQNAQINLVSGNFVIAQPLGVDDGVDFCLSGKVRRIDAQGLRRQLDNNGIVLMGPIAASVTGESFNLTAEEVATQVAIKLKADKIIGFSDTNGLIGKNGEVIAELMPDDIEEMLKTMAVDDHTSVGTVAFLKASIEACRRGVPRCHLVSYLEDGALLQELFSREGIGTQIVTQSAERLRRATISDIGGILNLIRPLEEQGILVRRSREQLEMEIEQFMLVERDNLVIGCAALYPFEEDNAGEFACLVVHPDYRDADRGSILLNNIIGQARVRGYSRLFALTTRSIHWFLEHGFNIVDVEELPNKKKQLYNYQRRSKILALDL
- the rpmG gene encoding 50S ribosomal protein L33 gives rise to the protein MAKSKGNREKIKLVSSAKTGHFYTTEKNKRNMPEKMEIKKFDPVIRQHVMYKEAKIK
- the rpmB gene encoding 50S ribosomal protein L28, with protein sequence MSRVCQVTGKKPMVGNNRSHAKNSTRRRFLPNLQNHRFWLEEEKRFVQLRVSTKGIRIIDKKGIEVIVKELRARGEKV
- the radC gene encoding DNA repair protein RadC encodes the protein MGIKDWPQGEGPREKLLLKGAGHLSDAELLAVILRNGLAGQNAVDLARNMINQFGGLRSLLSAPKSQVCKLAGVGPVKYAQLQAAAEISKRIAHENLQRGQILTNPDLTRDYLMRQLADRSYEVFALLLLDTQHRVIQFVELFRGTIDSASVYPREVVSLVLEKKAAAVIVCHNHPSGIAEPSQADRRITERIKNALATIDVSLLDHMVVGDQEIVSFAERGWIV
- the coaBC gene encoding bifunctional phosphopantothenoylcysteine decarboxylase/phosphopantothenate--cysteine ligase CoaBC yields the protein MMLTNKKVLLGIGGGIAAYKSADLIRRLKERGADVRVIMTQSAMEFITPLTIQALSGHPVASDLLDPAAEAAMGHIELARWADVVLLAPATANLVARINAGMADDLLTTTCLATSAPVIVCPAMNQQMYQNIATQENMANLARKGFTIWQPASGNQACGEVGPGRMQEPVVMAEQLIQFFGPKILQGHQLLITAGPTREAIDPVRYISNHSSGKMGFSIAQAAAEMGATVTLVSGPVNLATPAGVIRIDVGSAQQMLDAVMEQVEQHDIFIGCAAVADYRIADVADQKIKKSAEQMQLALVRNPDILATVAQHTPRPFTVGFAAETNDVEQYARGKLQRKKLDMIAANDVSIQGLGFNADSNALQVFWQDGSQQLPATDKLTLARQLLTLIEKQLKKS
- the dut gene encoding dUTP diphosphatase, producing MKTPIELKIIDSRIGSEFPLPAYATPGSAGMDLRAMIDTVMVIEPSQTVLIPTGIAIHVADPGLAAVILPRSGMGHKHGIVLGNLVGLIDSDYQGQLMVSCWNRSDKPFTLEIGDRLAQLMFVPVVQATFTVVDEFNSSDRGEGGFGHSGTK
- the slmA gene encoding nucleoid occlusion factor SlmA, which produces MAESPKINRREHILQCLAQMLETSPGQRITTAKLAAEVGVSEAALYRHFPSKARMFEGLIEFIEDAILSRLNIIMDEEKDTMTRCQLVLHLLLVFSERNPGISRVLNGDALLGENERLRSRIDVLFAKIETHIKQILREKTLREGVGFNIDEAILANLLLAFAEGRISQFVRSEFKQKPTQHFDEQWTFIQQQLLRS
- a CDS encoding S9 family peptidase; its protein translation is MLLVCGGLFTHAFAAESLSTARLFSRGAEFSNVKISPTGDYISAITKHNGKDKLLILNAKTKQIHHAIFFPGNAQVGNYAWVNNERIVLQKEYLKGWSDVPLYYGELMAVNADGSRATYLFGFNSGEQQTGSHLKKNTPIRATAFILDPLPDDDRYMLVNAIPWNESNSLNYELSQTVYRVDLYKGFRRKVTTSPIGYSRFLTDHDGEVRFVAGEDENNITKVFYRQDREWLNTDNLKLNLDDFYPISFAENKNSIYAAARVKGETLGIYEINLETGEKTKIIKDDKSDPSNYWINQATKKLYAVEFENGYPSYAFVNPEDSHSKLLKQLLASLPGHQVRIVSETRHSEKLIVVAFNDRNPGDYYIFDTKAITLQHLASAKKWLDPARMSEVKPISFTSRDGKVISGYLTLPYDKEAKNLPLVVNPHGGPHGVRDEWGFNTQNQMLANQGMAVLQVNFRGSGGFGQNFEQAGFQKWGSEVQYDILDATHYVIEQGYVDKNRICISGGSFGGYSALQSAILEPDLFKCAIGFAGIYNLELMFDEGDIANSASGTSYLKNVLGQNSEVLRAMSPSENVDKLKANLLLVHGGDDERAPIEQLESLEKALKAHDYPYEKLVMDDEGHGFYNDDNRAQYYEKMLLFLKKNLNIKS
- a CDS encoding S9 family peptidase, with the translated sequence MLRILYLTCCLLVLFTTHTFAAPQIKDFSADSEFSEVKISPDGEHLAVILIEDEKRTLLILNLESMKPTYAVKFSGDEEVGRYYWVNDERIVLQKLYKHAQREVSDYYGELLAVNYDGSKSKYLFGYNGGSSTGTSISNNEAIRASAFVLDTLKDDDKYIYVMAFPWNKQNYAYTLVYRVNVYSGKRKRLTTSPIANAGFLVDNKEDVRFSFARDKKNDDQLFYYENGEWVDAERIKGGLTDFYPISFTEDNKSIYAIAHGEGTTSAIYEVELATAKHKKIIQHDVVDPFMTWVSDQTNALYAVEFENGYPEYRFVDTESDKAKALQQLMAAIPDHRIRIVSETVDGNTLIVMAMNDKNSGDYYLFDRKKLKLKFLFAENAKLEPSEMSEVRPISFTNRDGVTIHGYLTLPVGMKEHKNMPLVVNPHGGPHGPRDLWVFNPENQLLAQNGIAVLQVNFRGSGGYGKAFEESGYLAWGSKIQYDIIDATQYVIDQGYADKDRICISGGSFGGYSALMSPMLAPDMFKCAVGVAGVYDLEQMYKTGDVPDSYGGEAYLKDVLGTDIQQLRAMSPTHNVNKLKAKVLLIHGEEDERAPIEQFEAMEKALEQANYPFQKEIWRKEGHGFFNAENRAKYYDIMLKFIKENLNVK